One Nevskiales bacterium DNA window includes the following coding sequences:
- a CDS encoding OmpA family protein, with protein sequence MLLALVWPVLVWAESPSTAESPYIGILGTHVSADEDARSATVETEDGDGIQLLYGWNWTGNLNLEAQFNYQRLETDGLGTDFYRTSLGLDAVYYFNPSGLSLYALAGLGAVENDVVPNSEDSTDAYANVGVGLMSGPLNDYGLRVRGDVRYVYDAYDNFGNEPSDVHLNLGVVIPLRRPKTVEVVRTEVKEVIKEVVKESPPADSDRDGVVDGVDRCPNTLRGAEVDQYGCVKEKAVIRLEGVHFEFDSARLTADSRDILDRAVEALRGQPSMRVEVAGHTDSIGSDAYNQRLSEARAASVVQYLVDKGIERGRLEPVGYGESQPVTGNDTEAGRARNRRVEFRIKSQ encoded by the coding sequence ATGCTGCTTGCGCTGGTTTGGCCGGTACTCGTTTGGGCCGAGTCGCCTTCCACGGCCGAATCCCCCTACATCGGCATACTGGGCACCCATGTCAGCGCGGATGAGGACGCGCGCAGCGCGACCGTCGAGACCGAGGATGGCGACGGCATCCAGTTGCTGTACGGCTGGAACTGGACCGGCAACCTCAACCTGGAGGCCCAGTTCAACTACCAGCGGCTGGAGACCGACGGGCTGGGTACCGATTTCTACCGCACCTCGCTCGGCCTCGACGCGGTGTACTACTTCAATCCTTCCGGCTTGTCGCTCTACGCCCTGGCGGGCCTGGGTGCGGTCGAGAACGACGTGGTGCCCAACTCGGAGGACAGCACGGATGCCTATGCCAACGTGGGCGTGGGCCTGATGTCGGGGCCGCTGAACGATTACGGCCTGCGCGTGCGTGGCGACGTGCGCTATGTCTACGACGCCTACGACAACTTCGGCAACGAGCCCAGCGATGTGCACCTCAACCTGGGCGTGGTCATCCCCCTGCGCCGTCCCAAGACGGTGGAGGTGGTACGCACCGAGGTCAAGGAAGTCATCAAGGAAGTCGTGAAAGAGTCGCCACCCGCGGATTCCGACCGCGACGGTGTGGTGGACGGCGTGGACCGCTGCCCGAACACGCTGCGGGGGGCGGAGGTTGACCAGTATGGCTGTGTGAAGGAGAAGGCGGTCATCCGGCTCGAAGGCGTCCATTTCGAGTTCGATTCCGCCCGGCTGACTGCCGATTCGAGGGACATCCTCGACCGGGCGGTGGAAGCGCTGCGCGGCCAGCCGAGCATGCGGGTGGAGGTCGCCGGCCACACCGACAGTATCGGCAGCGACGCCTACAACCAGCGCCTGTCGGAGGCGCGCGCGGCCAGCGTAGTGCAGTACCTGGTGGACAAGGGCATCGAGCGCGGCCGGCTGGAGCCGGTCGGCTATGGCGAAAGCCAGCCCGTCACCGGCAACGACACGGAAGCGGGCCGTGCCCGCAACCGCCGCGTCGAGTTCCGCATCAAGTCCCAGTAG
- the rpoZ gene encoding DNA-directed RNA polymerase subunit omega, producing the protein MARVTVEDCLKKVNNQFELTLIAAKRARQLVRGANSQLQWGNDKSTVLALREIADGLVDRSVLDEEDLPLQQQVQPTLPALDTGPDL; encoded by the coding sequence ATGGCCCGCGTAACCGTCGAAGACTGCCTGAAGAAGGTCAACAACCAGTTCGAGCTGACCCTGATCGCCGCCAAGCGTGCGCGCCAGCTGGTGCGCGGCGCCAACTCGCAGCTGCAGTGGGGCAACGACAAGTCCACCGTGCTGGCCCTGCGCGAGATCGCCGACGGCCTGGTGGACCGCAGCGTGCTGGACGAGGAAGACCTGCCGCTGCAGCAGCAGGTGCAGCCGACCTTGCCGGCGCTGGATACCGGCCCCGACCTCTAA
- a CDS encoding thrombospondin type 3 repeat-containing protein, whose translation MPNPDQLNTDGDALGNACDGDDDGDGVPDGTDNCPLVANPSQTDTDGDGTGDACEGDGDADGVPDDTDNCPTVPNPDQLNTDGDALGNACDNDDDGDGVPDGTDNCPLVANPSQTDTDGDGLGDACDPSTPVTNFACTERAPAGTTTAEADGGVLCTLLGDLICDVQNPNNAIDGDDDSFATVQYSVGALDPLLGGSESLLVNLPADEPAGQVAAFIIDVPGGLVDASLLRNFTVTTLNNGTVQEARGAGQTLELDLLGLLGGSGRSLIGFQNTQPYDQVVFTVNSTLLSVDVLDAVRVYETCLNAAPQTP comes from the coding sequence GTGCCGAACCCGGACCAGCTGAACACGGACGGCGACGCGCTGGGCAATGCCTGCGACGGCGATGACGATGGCGACGGCGTGCCGGACGGCACCGACAACTGCCCGCTGGTGGCCAATCCGAGCCAGACCGATACCGACGGCGACGGCACCGGCGATGCCTGCGAAGGCGACGGTGACGCCGACGGCGTACCGGACGACACCGACAACTGCCCGACCGTACCGAACCCGGACCAGCTGAACACGGACGGCGACGCGCTGGGCAATGCCTGCGATAACGACGATGACGGCGACGGCGTGCCGGACGGCACCGACAACTGCCCGCTGGTGGCCAATCCGAGCCAGACGGATACCGACGGTGACGGCCTCGGCGACGCCTGCGATCCCAGCACGCCAGTGACCAACTTCGCGTGTACCGAGCGTGCACCGGCCGGTACGACGACCGCCGAGGCGGATGGTGGGGTTCTGTGCACCTTGCTCGGCGACCTGATCTGTGACGTGCAGAACCCGAACAATGCCATCGACGGTGACGACGACAGTTTCGCCACCGTGCAGTACAGTGTGGGTGCCCTCGATCCCTTGCTCGGTGGCAGCGAGTCCCTGCTGGTGAATCTGCCGGCGGACGAGCCGGCAGGTCAGGTGGCCGCCTTCATCATCGACGTGCCCGGCGGCCTGGTGGATGCCTCGCTGCTGCGCAACTTCACGGTCACCACACTCAACAACGGGACCGTGCAGGAGGCGCGCGGCGCGGGCCAGACCCTGGAGCTCGACCTGCTGGGCCTGCTCGGTGGCAGCGGGCGCAGCCTGATCGGCTTCCAGAACACACAGCCCTACGATCAGGTCGTGTTTACGGTCAACTCGACGCTGCTCAGCGTGGATGTGCTCGATGCCGTGCGCGTCTATGAGACCTGCCTGAACGCCGCGCCACAGACGCCCTAG
- the gmk gene encoding guanylate kinase, with protein MSEHSPGRLIVIAAPSGAGKTSLTRALIERLAARGIRGEFSVSYTTRAPRPGERDGVDYHFVSPERFADMVAQDAFLEHAEVFGRRYGTGREVTERLLADGRLVFLDIDWQGARQVRTRKPDTLGIFIRPPSLAELERRLRARGQDDEATIARRMRAAEEELSHAGEFDHVLVNDDFERTLGLLEALVAPRA; from the coding sequence TTGAGTGAGCACAGCCCCGGCCGCCTGATCGTCATCGCCGCGCCCTCCGGCGCCGGCAAGACCAGCCTGACCCGCGCGCTGATCGAGCGGCTGGCGGCGCGCGGCATCCGCGGCGAGTTCTCCGTGTCCTACACTACGCGCGCGCCGCGGCCCGGCGAGCGCGACGGCGTGGATTACCACTTCGTCAGCCCCGAGCGCTTCGCCGACATGGTGGCGCAGGACGCCTTCCTCGAGCACGCCGAGGTGTTCGGACGCCGCTATGGCACCGGCCGCGAGGTGACCGAGCGGCTGCTGGCCGACGGGCGGCTGGTGTTCCTGGACATCGATTGGCAGGGCGCGCGCCAGGTGCGTACGCGCAAGCCGGACACCCTCGGCATCTTCATCCGCCCGCCCTCGCTGGCCGAGCTGGAGCGGCGGCTGCGCGCGCGCGGCCAGGATGACGAGGCCACCATCGCCCGGCGCATGCGGGCGGCGGAGGAGGAGCTGTCGCACGCCGGGGAGTTCGACCACGTGCTGGTCAACGACGATTTCGAGCGTACCCTGGGCCTGCTCGAGGCCCTGGTCGCGCCGCGCGCCTGA
- a CDS encoding DUF1732 domain-containing protein: protein MQELNREANTLSSKSQDTELTRTGVEMKVLIEQMREQVQNVE, encoded by the coding sequence ATGCAGGAACTCAACCGCGAGGCCAACACGCTCAGTTCCAAGTCGCAGGACACCGAACTCACCCGCACCGGCGTGGAGATGAAGGTGCTGATCGAGCAGATGCGGGAACAGGTGCAGAACGTTGAGTGA
- a CDS encoding bifunctional (p)ppGpp synthetase/guanosine-3',5'-bis(diphosphate) 3'-pyrophosphohydrolase, with amino-acid sequence MYGIEALAKLLETYLTPGQIAEVRRAHEFGARRHRGQYRKSGEPYIYHPLAVARILAEMRQDHVTLIAAILHDVIEDTPTAKEELAAQFGPEVAVLVDGVSKLGKAEFQSRAEAQAENFRKLLMAMAQDIRVIMVKLADRLHNMRTLDVMAPDKRRRIARETLEIYAPIAHRLGIYTWRQELEDLGLKALYPKRYDVLKQAVRQASNNRKNLVHQVEERLARALREEGIAAEVVGRKKNIYSIYQKMRRKTRRFIDVLDLYGFRIIVDSVDNCYRALGVAHHVFRPIPEQFNDFIANPKVNGYQSLHTTLVGPGGVKIELQIRTREMHQIAESGIAAHWLYKTGDSGAKAPEVRAREWLANLLELQQGAGSPSEFIENVKVDLFPDEVYVFTPKGDIFRLPKGATAVDFAYAVHTELGNHCIAARIDGRLAPLSTVLRNGQTVEVITARDAQPNPAWLNFVKSAKARASLRHYLKNLQRDEAESLGKRLLEKAFKELKLGRRQLTRERIAQALATMKVASLEELHVSIGLGQRLAPLVARNFLPAASTAAAAAPQPLALEGTEGLVVEYAKCCHPIPGDEIRGHVSVGRGLVIHRADCRDSQRRAGEQERINLCWSEQVEGEFPVELRVQARNRRGTLARLAAQIAEADCNIENVVIPDRGGEIANLRFLIAVRDRRHLAQVVRRLRRLDNVERVTRA; translated from the coding sequence CTGTACGGCATCGAGGCGCTGGCCAAGCTGCTCGAGACCTACCTGACCCCCGGCCAGATCGCCGAGGTGCGCCGCGCGCATGAGTTCGGCGCGCGCCGCCACCGCGGCCAATACCGCAAGTCCGGCGAGCCCTATATCTACCATCCGCTGGCGGTCGCGCGGATCCTGGCCGAGATGCGCCAGGACCACGTCACCCTGATCGCCGCCATCCTGCACGACGTCATCGAGGACACGCCCACCGCCAAGGAGGAACTGGCGGCGCAGTTCGGGCCGGAGGTGGCCGTTCTGGTGGACGGCGTCAGCAAGCTGGGCAAGGCCGAGTTCCAGTCGCGCGCCGAGGCGCAGGCCGAGAACTTCCGCAAGCTGCTGATGGCCATGGCGCAGGACATCCGCGTGATCATGGTCAAGCTGGCCGACCGCCTGCACAACATGCGCACGCTCGATGTCATGGCGCCCGACAAGCGTCGCCGCATCGCGCGCGAAACGCTGGAGATCTACGCCCCCATCGCCCACCGGCTCGGCATCTATACCTGGCGCCAGGAGCTGGAGGACCTCGGGCTCAAGGCGCTCTACCCCAAGCGCTACGACGTGCTCAAACAGGCGGTGCGTCAGGCCAGCAACAACCGCAAGAACCTGGTGCACCAGGTGGAGGAGCGGCTCGCGCGCGCGCTGCGCGAGGAGGGCATCGCCGCCGAGGTGGTGGGGCGCAAGAAGAACATCTACAGCATCTACCAGAAAATGCGCCGCAAGACGCGCCGTTTCATCGACGTGCTCGATCTGTACGGTTTCCGCATCATCGTCGACAGCGTGGACAACTGCTACCGCGCGCTGGGCGTGGCGCACCACGTCTTCCGGCCGATCCCGGAGCAGTTCAACGACTTCATCGCCAACCCCAAGGTCAACGGCTACCAGTCGCTGCACACCACGCTGGTCGGGCCCGGTGGCGTCAAGATCGAGCTACAGATCCGCACGCGCGAGATGCACCAGATCGCCGAGAGCGGCATCGCCGCGCACTGGCTGTACAAGACCGGCGATTCCGGCGCCAAGGCGCCGGAGGTGCGCGCGCGCGAGTGGCTGGCCAATCTGCTTGAGCTGCAGCAGGGCGCCGGCAGCCCCAGCGAGTTCATCGAGAACGTCAAGGTGGACCTGTTCCCGGACGAGGTCTACGTGTTCACGCCCAAGGGCGACATCTTCCGGCTGCCCAAGGGCGCTACGGCGGTGGACTTTGCCTATGCGGTGCACACCGAGCTCGGCAACCACTGCATCGCGGCGCGCATCGACGGCCGGCTGGCACCGCTCAGCACTGTGCTGCGCAACGGGCAGACGGTGGAGGTCATCACCGCGCGCGATGCGCAGCCCAACCCGGCCTGGCTCAACTTCGTCAAGAGCGCCAAGGCGCGCGCCAGCCTGCGCCACTACCTCAAGAACCTGCAGCGCGACGAGGCCGAGAGCCTCGGCAAGCGCCTGCTGGAGAAGGCCTTCAAGGAGCTCAAGCTGGGGCGCCGCCAGCTGACGCGCGAGCGCATCGCACAGGCGCTGGCGACCATGAAGGTGGCGAGCCTGGAGGAGCTGCACGTCAGCATCGGGCTGGGCCAGCGGCTGGCGCCGCTGGTGGCGCGTAACTTCCTGCCGGCGGCCTCGACCGCGGCCGCCGCTGCGCCGCAGCCGCTGGCGCTGGAGGGCACCGAGGGGCTGGTGGTGGAATACGCCAAGTGCTGCCATCCGATCCCCGGCGACGAGATCCGCGGCCATGTCAGCGTGGGCCGGGGACTTGTGATCCACCGCGCCGACTGCCGCGACAGCCAGCGCAGGGCCGGCGAGCAGGAACGCATCAACCTGTGCTGGTCGGAGCAGGTCGAGGGCGAGTTCCCGGTCGAGCTGCGCGTGCAGGCGCGCAACCGGCGCGGTACGCTGGCGCGGCTGGCGGCGCAGATCGCCGAGGCCGACTGCAACATCGAGAACGTGGTCATCCCCGACCGCGGCGGCGAGATCGCCAACCTGCGCTTCCTGATCGCAGTGCGCGATCGCCGGCATCTGGCGCAGGTGGTCCGGCGACTGCGCCGCCTGGACAACGTCGAGCGCGTCACGCGTGCCTGA
- a CDS encoding RidA family protein: MSRQTIQTPEAPQAIGTYSQAVRAGKTVYLSGQIALDPHSGQLVEGGIDAQIHRVFRNLQAVAEAAGGSLANAVRLTIYLTDLADFPRVNEIMAQYCQAPYPARATVGVAALPRGARVEIDAILTLD, translated from the coding sequence ATGTCACGCCAGACCATCCAGACGCCGGAGGCGCCACAGGCCATCGGCACCTATTCGCAGGCCGTGCGCGCCGGCAAGACCGTCTATCTGTCGGGCCAGATCGCGCTCGATCCGCACAGCGGCCAGCTGGTCGAGGGTGGCATCGATGCACAGATCCACCGTGTGTTCCGCAACCTCCAGGCGGTGGCCGAGGCGGCCGGCGGCAGCCTGGCGAACGCGGTGCGGCTGACCATTTACCTCACCGACCTGGCCGACTTTCCGCGCGTCAACGAGATCATGGCGCAGTATTGCCAGGCGCCGTACCCGGCCCGTGCCACGGTCGGCGTGGCGGCGCTGCCGCGCGGCGCGCGCGTCGAGATCGACGCAATCCTGACACTCGACTGA